Proteins encoded by one window of Pseudomonas coleopterorum:
- a CDS encoding quinone-dependent dihydroorotate dehydrogenase: MYTLARQLLFKLSAETSHDLSLDLIGAGGRLGLNGLLTKPPARLPVTVMGLQFDNPVGLAAGLDKNGAAIDGFAQLGFGSVEIGTVTPRPQPGNPKPRLFRLPQATAIINRMGFNNLGVDNLVARVKAAKYRGVLGINIGKNLTTPVEQAVDDYLICLNKVYDHASYITVNISSPNTAGLRSLQFGDSLKQLLDTLAERRVVLTGQSGRHVPLAIKIAPDMSDEETALVAQALVDAGMDAVIATNTTLGRAGVEGLVHGDEAGGLSGAPVREQSTHIVKVLAQTLGGKLPIIAAGGITEGGHAAEKIAAGASLVQIYSGFIYKGPALIRESVDAIAALQATR, encoded by the coding sequence ATGTACACTCTGGCCCGCCAGCTGTTATTCAAACTGTCCGCAGAAACCTCCCACGACCTGTCGCTGGACCTGATCGGCGCCGGTGGCCGCCTGGGCCTCAACGGCCTGCTCACCAAGCCGCCGGCACGCCTGCCGGTGACGGTCATGGGGCTGCAGTTCGATAACCCGGTCGGGCTGGCGGCTGGGCTGGACAAGAACGGCGCGGCCATCGACGGTTTCGCTCAACTGGGTTTCGGTTCCGTTGAAATCGGGACCGTGACCCCGCGTCCGCAGCCAGGCAACCCCAAGCCCCGGCTGTTTCGTCTGCCGCAGGCCACGGCGATCATCAATCGCATGGGCTTCAACAACCTGGGCGTCGACAATCTGGTGGCGCGTGTGAAGGCCGCCAAGTATCGGGGCGTTCTGGGCATCAACATCGGCAAGAACCTGACCACGCCGGTCGAGCAGGCGGTCGATGACTACCTGATATGCCTGAATAAAGTCTACGATCACGCCAGCTATATCACGGTGAACATCAGCTCGCCCAATACCGCTGGCCTGCGCAGCCTGCAGTTCGGCGATTCGCTCAAGCAGCTGCTCGATACCCTGGCCGAACGCCGTGTGGTGTTGACTGGCCAGAGCGGTCGTCACGTGCCCCTGGCGATCAAGATCGCCCCAGACATGAGTGACGAAGAAACCGCGCTGGTGGCTCAGGCGCTGGTCGATGCAGGGATGGATGCAGTGATCGCCACCAACACCACGCTCGGCCGAGCTGGGGTCGAGGGGCTCGTGCATGGGGATGAAGCTGGGGGCCTTTCAGGGGCGCCGGTGCGCGAACAGAGCACGCATATCGTCAAGGTGCTGGCACAGACCCTGGGTGGCAAGTTGCCGATCATTGCGGCGGGCGGTATCACCGAAGGAGGCCATGCGGCTGAGAAGATCGCCGCCGGTGCCAGCCTGGTGCAGATCTACTCGGGGTTCATCTACAAGGGGCCGGCATTGATCCGGGAATCGGTAGACGCCATTGCGGCGCTGCAGGCGACTCGCTGA
- the lpxH gene encoding UDP-2,3-diacylglucosamine diphosphatase, with product MILLISDLHLQEERPDITRAFLDFLGGRARSAEALYILGDFFEAWIGDDAMTPFQSSICAALRALSDGGTKIFLMHGNRDFLIGSTFCKKAGCTLLADPSVVRLNGEPVLLMHGDSLCTLDEGYMRLRRVLRNPLTLFVLRNLPLSTRHKLARKLRSESRAQTRMKASDIVDVTPEEVPRVMRQHGVSTLIHGHTHRPAVHGVQIGDLPARRIVLGDWDAQGWVLQVDEHGFDLAPFDFTAQPA from the coding sequence GTGATACTGCTGATCTCCGATCTGCACCTGCAGGAAGAACGCCCGGACATCACCCGGGCGTTTCTGGATTTCCTCGGCGGGCGCGCGCGCTCGGCCGAGGCGCTGTACATCCTGGGCGACTTCTTCGAAGCCTGGATCGGCGACGACGCCATGACCCCTTTTCAATCGTCCATCTGCGCAGCGCTGCGTGCGCTCAGCGACGGTGGCACGAAGATCTTCCTGATGCACGGCAACCGTGATTTCCTGATCGGTTCCACGTTCTGCAAAAAAGCCGGCTGCACCCTGCTGGCCGATCCGAGCGTGGTACGCCTCAATGGCGAACCGGTGCTGTTGATGCACGGCGACAGCCTGTGCACCCTCGACGAAGGCTACATGCGCCTGCGTCGCGTGCTGCGCAACCCGCTGACGCTGTTCGTCCTGCGGAACCTGCCGCTGAGCACCCGTCACAAGCTTGCCCGCAAGCTGCGCAGTGAAAGCCGGGCACAGACGCGAATGAAGGCCAGCGACATCGTCGATGTGACGCCTGAAGAGGTGCCACGGGTGATGCGCCAGCACGGCGTATCCACCCTGATTCATGGACACACCCACCGCCCGGCGGTGCACGGGGTGCAGATCGGTGATCTACCGGCGCGGCGTATCGTGCTGGGGGACTGGGATGCACAAGGCTGGGTGCTGCAGGTGGATGAGCACGGTTTCGACCTGGCGCCGTTCGATTTCACCGCGCAGCCTGCCTGA
- a CDS encoding DHA2 family efflux MFS transporter permease subunit — MDSKASFTPPSLLLCTIGLSLATFMQVLDTTIANVALPTISGNLGVSSEQGTWVITSFAVSNAIALPLTGWLSRRFGEVKLFLWATMLFVLASFLCGISTSMPELVGFRVVQGLVAGPLYPMTQTLLIAVYPPAKRGMALALLAMVTVVAPIAGPILGGWITDSYSWPWIFFINIPIGLFACAVVRQQMAKRPVHLSRQPMDYVGLITLIIGVGALQVVLDKGNDLDWFESSFIVIGSVISAVALTAFVIWELTDEHPVVNLRLFAFRNFRIGTLVLVFGYAGFFGINLILPQWLQTQMGYTATWAGLAVAPIGILPVLMSPFVGKYAHKFDLRLLAGLAFVAIGTSCFMRAGFNSQVDFQHVALVQMFMGAGVALFFMPTLSILLSDLPPQQIADGSGLATFLRTLGGSFAASLTTWIWIRRADQHHAYLTESISTYDPITRHALEQMGGSTPQAYARMEQMVNSQAYMLSTVDYFTLMGWIFAGLVLLVWLAKPPFTAKAGPAAGGGH; from the coding sequence ATGGATTCCAAAGCCTCGTTCACGCCGCCAAGCCTGTTGCTCTGCACCATCGGCCTGTCGCTGGCGACCTTCATGCAGGTGCTCGACACCACCATTGCCAACGTCGCCCTGCCGACCATTTCCGGCAACCTGGGCGTCAGTTCCGAGCAGGGTACCTGGGTCATCACCTCGTTCGCGGTGAGCAACGCCATCGCCTTGCCGCTGACCGGCTGGCTGAGCCGGCGCTTTGGCGAAGTGAAGCTGTTTCTGTGGGCCACGATGCTGTTCGTGCTGGCCTCGTTCCTGTGCGGCATTTCCACCTCGATGCCCGAGCTGGTTGGTTTTCGCGTGGTGCAGGGCCTGGTCGCCGGGCCGTTGTACCCGATGACCCAGACCCTGTTGATTGCCGTGTATCCGCCGGCCAAGCGCGGCATGGCCTTGGCGCTGCTGGCCATGGTCACGGTGGTGGCGCCGATCGCCGGGCCGATTCTGGGCGGCTGGATCACCGACAGTTACAGCTGGCCGTGGATCTTCTTCATCAATATCCCCATCGGGCTGTTCGCCTGTGCGGTGGTGCGCCAGCAGATGGCGAAACGGCCTGTGCACCTGAGCCGGCAGCCCATGGACTACGTCGGGCTGATCACCTTGATCATCGGCGTCGGTGCCTTGCAGGTGGTGCTGGACAAGGGCAACGACCTGGACTGGTTCGAGTCCAGTTTCATCGTTATCGGTTCGGTCATCTCGGCGGTGGCCCTGACGGCCTTCGTCATCTGGGAGCTGACCGACGAGCATCCGGTGGTGAACCTGCGGCTGTTCGCGTTCCGCAACTTTCGCATCGGTACGCTGGTGCTGGTGTTCGGCTACGCCGGATTCTTCGGCATCAACCTGATCCTGCCCCAGTGGCTGCAGACCCAGATGGGCTACACCGCGACCTGGGCGGGCCTGGCCGTGGCACCGATCGGCATCCTGCCGGTGTTGATGTCGCCCTTCGTGGGCAAGTACGCGCACAAGTTCGACTTGCGCCTGCTCGCGGGCCTGGCGTTCGTGGCCATCGGCACCAGTTGCTTCATGCGCGCCGGGTTCAACAGCCAGGTGGATTTCCAGCACGTGGCCCTGGTGCAGATGTTCATGGGGGCAGGGGTGGCGCTGTTCTTCATGCCCACCTTGAGCATTCTGCTGTCGGACCTGCCACCGCAGCAGATCGCCGACGGGTCGGGACTGGCGACCTTTCTGCGCACCCTGGGCGGCAGCTTCGCCGCCTCGCTGACGACCTGGATCTGGATCCGTCGCGCCGATCAGCACCATGCCTACCTGACCGAGAGCATCAGCACCTACGATCCGATTACCCGCCATGCACTGGAGCAGATGGGCGGCAGTACGCCTCAGGCGTACGCGCGGATGGAGCAGATGGTCAACAGCCAAGCCTACATGTTGAGCACGGTCGATTATTTCACCCTGATGGGGTGGATCTTCGCCGGGCTCGTGCTGCTGGTGTGGCTGGCCAAGCCGCCGTTCACCGCCAAGGCGGGACCGGCCGCCGGGGGTGGACATTGA
- the rmf gene encoding ribosome modulation factor, protein MRRLKRDPLERAFLRGYQYGIHGKSRELCPFTLPSVRQAWINGWREGRGDNWDGMTGTAGIHRLNELHAVG, encoded by the coding sequence ATGAGAAGACTTAAGCGTGATCCGTTGGAACGAGCATTTCTACGCGGATACCAGTATGGCATCCATGGCAAATCCCGCGAGCTTTGCCCTTTTACTCTACCGTCGGTACGCCAAGCCTGGATCAACGGCTGGCGCGAAGGACGCGGCGACAACTGGGACGGTATGACCGGCACTGCGGGAATCCATAGGCTCAACGAACTTCACGCCGTCGGCTGA
- a CDS encoding efflux RND transporter periplasmic adaptor subunit: MATATDSNASQQPPAAPAADDKAPANRRKRKLWLFILLALVVLGGLGVWAWYTLYGRWNESTDDAYVNGNVVEITPLTTGTVISIGADDGDLVHEGQPLVQFDPNDSQIDLQNAQANLAKAVRQVRGLYSNVDGMKAQVAARKAEVQRAQDNYGRRKNLASDGAISQEELSHAHDDLISAQSALSNTQQQLATSTALVDATQVSNHPDVRAAAAQLRQAYLAHARTTLIAPVTGYVAKRTVQLGQRIEPGTPTMAVIPLNQLWIDANFKETQLRHMRIGQPVDITSDLYGDEVKYSGTIDSLGAGTGSAFALLPAQNATGNWIKIVQRVPVRVHINPQQLSEHPLRIGLSTVVDVDLHDQSGPVLAQQPPQQASFTTNVYEKQLGEADAMIAQLIHDNSAASGTTATR; encoded by the coding sequence ATGGCCACTGCCACTGATTCCAATGCTTCCCAGCAACCGCCCGCAGCGCCGGCGGCCGACGACAAGGCCCCGGCCAATCGACGCAAGCGCAAACTCTGGTTGTTCATCCTGCTGGCCTTGGTGGTGCTGGGCGGTCTGGGCGTCTGGGCCTGGTACACCCTGTACGGGCGCTGGAACGAGAGCACCGACGATGCCTACGTGAACGGCAACGTGGTGGAAATCACGCCGTTGACCACGGGCACGGTGATCAGCATCGGTGCCGACGATGGCGATCTCGTCCACGAAGGCCAACCCTTGGTGCAGTTCGACCCGAACGACTCGCAGATCGATCTGCAGAATGCCCAGGCCAATCTGGCCAAGGCGGTACGCCAGGTGCGCGGCCTGTACAGCAACGTCGACGGCATGAAGGCCCAGGTGGCTGCGCGCAAGGCGGAAGTGCAGCGCGCCCAGGACAACTATGGCCGACGCAAGAACCTGGCGTCCGACGGGGCGATCTCCCAGGAAGAACTGTCCCACGCCCATGACGATCTGATTTCGGCGCAGAGCGCCCTGAGCAATACCCAGCAACAACTGGCGACCTCGACCGCGCTGGTCGATGCCACCCAGGTGTCCAACCACCCCGACGTGCGGGCGGCGGCTGCGCAGTTGCGTCAGGCGTACCTGGCCCATGCTCGTACTACCCTGATCGCCCCGGTAACCGGCTATGTGGCCAAGCGCACCGTGCAACTGGGCCAGCGTATCGAGCCGGGAACGCCGACCATGGCGGTGATTCCGCTGAACCAGTTGTGGATCGACGCCAACTTCAAGGAAACCCAGCTGCGCCACATGCGCATCGGCCAGCCGGTGGACATCACCAGCGATCTGTATGGCGACGAGGTGAAGTACAGCGGCACCATCGACAGCCTCGGTGCGGGCACCGGCAGTGCCTTCGCCTTGCTGCCGGCACAGAACGCCACGGGCAACTGGATCAAGATCGTCCAGCGGGTGCCGGTGCGGGTGCACATCAATCCGCAACAGTTGAGCGAGCATCCGCTGCGCATCGGCCTGTCGACGGTGGTGGATGTCGACCTGCACGACCAGAGCGGGCCGGTATTGGCGCAGCAACCGCCGCAGCAGGCGTCCTTCACCACCAACGTCTACGAGAAGCAGTTGGGTGAAGCGGATGCCATGATCGCCCAGTTGATCCACGACAACAGCGCAGCGTCCGGCACCACGGCCACCCGCTGA
- a CDS encoding OmpA family protein, producing the protein MKLKNTLGLAIGSLVAVTSFGVLAQGQGAVEVEGFAKKYMTDSARDYKNDGNLFGGSIGYFLTDDVELALSYDEVHNIRSDAGKNIKGADAALDAFYHFGTPGAGLRPYVSAGFAHQSIGQDSGGRDHSTLAKLGGGAKYYFTENFYARAGVEALYNIDKGDTEWAPAVGVGVNFGGGSKPAPVAAPAPVAEVCADSDNDGVCDNVDKCPDTPANVTVDADGCPAVAETVRVELDVKFDFDKSVVKTNSYGDIKNLADFMKQYPQTTTTVEGHTDSVGPDAYNQKLSERRAAAVKQVLTGQYGVESNRVQSVGYGETRPVADNATDAGRAVNRRVEAEVEAQAK; encoded by the coding sequence ATGAAACTGAAAAACACCTTGGGCCTTGCCATTGGTTCTCTTGTTGCCGTGACTTCGTTCGGCGTATTGGCACAAGGCCAAGGCGCAGTCGAGGTGGAAGGCTTCGCCAAGAAGTACATGACTGACAGCGCCCGTGACTACAAGAACGACGGCAACCTGTTCGGTGGCTCGATTGGCTACTTCCTGACCGACGACGTTGAACTGGCTCTGTCCTACGACGAAGTCCACAACATCCGTAGCGATGCTGGCAAAAACATCAAGGGCGCTGATGCCGCTCTGGATGCTTTCTACCACTTCGGTACTCCAGGCGCCGGTCTGCGTCCGTACGTCTCCGCTGGTTTCGCACACCAGAGCATTGGCCAGGACAGCGGTGGTCGTGACCACTCCACCCTCGCCAAGCTGGGTGGCGGCGCCAAGTACTACTTCACCGAGAACTTCTACGCCCGTGCCGGCGTTGAAGCTCTGTACAACATCGACAAGGGCGACACCGAGTGGGCTCCTGCCGTCGGCGTTGGTGTGAACTTCGGTGGCGGCTCCAAGCCTGCTCCAGTCGCTGCTCCAGCTCCAGTAGCTGAAGTTTGCGCTGACTCCGACAACGACGGCGTCTGCGACAACGTCGACAAGTGCCCTGACACCCCTGCCAACGTTACCGTTGACGCTGATGGCTGCCCAGCCGTTGCCGAAACCGTTCGCGTTGAGCTGGACGTCAAGTTCGACTTCGACAAGTCGGTCGTGAAGACCAACAGCTATGGCGACATCAAGAACCTGGCTGACTTCATGAAGCAGTACCCACAGACCACCACCACTGTTGAAGGTCACACTGACTCCGTCGGTCCTGACGCTTACAACCAGAAGCTGTCCGAGCGTCGCGCCGCTGCTGTCAAGCAAGTGCTGACCGGTCAGTACGGTGTTGAATCCAACCGCGTTCAGTCGGTTGGCTACGGCGAAACCCGCCCAGTGGCTGACAACGCCACTGACGCTGGCCGCGCTGTAAACCGTCGCGTAGAAGCTGAAGTAGAAGCTCAAGCTAAGTAA
- the rlmKL gene encoding bifunctional 23S rRNA (guanine(2069)-N(7))-methyltransferase RlmK/23S rRNA (guanine(2445)-N(2))-methyltransferase RlmL encodes MSDRFELFLTCPKGLEGLLAEEATALGLEETREHTSAVRGMADMETAYRLCLWSRLGNRVLLVLKRFAMKDAEELYHGVLDVEWQDHLLPDGTLAVEFSGHGSGIDNTHFGALKVKDAIVDKLRTPSGERPSVDKLNPDLRVHLRLDRGEAILSLDLSGHSLHQRGYRLQQGAAPLKENLAAAILIRAGWPRIAAEGGALADPMCGVGTFLVEAAMIAADIAPNLKRTRWGFSAWLGHVPAMWRKLHDEALARAEAGLAKTPAWIRGYEADPRLIQPARNNVERAGLSDWVKVYQGEVATFEPRPDQNQKGLVICNPPYGERLGDEASLLYLYQNLGERLRQACLNWEAAVFTGAPDLGKRMGIRSHKQYSFWNGALPCKLLLIKVTPDQFVTGERRTPEQRQAAREQAEQVDTTPPLADPYARVNKNGNPVKPAPAPAPVVEQARLSEGGQMFANRLQKNLKTLGKWARREGIDCYRVYDADMPEYAMAIDLYHDWVHVQEYAAPKSIDPEKASARLYDALAAIPQALNIDKSRVIIKRRERQSGTRQYERQSAQGQFTQVQEGGVQLLVNLTDYLDTGLFLDHRPMRLRIQKEAAGKRFLNLFCYTATASVHAAKGGARSTTSVDLSKTYLDWARRNLSLNGFSDKNRLEQGDVMAWLQANREEYDLIFIDPPTFSNSKRMEGVFDVQRDHVELLDLAVARLAPGGVVYFSNNFRKFQLDANLAERYAVEEITAQTVDQDFARNGKIHRAWKIQAR; translated from the coding sequence ATGTCGGACCGTTTTGAACTGTTTCTCACGTGCCCCAAGGGTCTCGAAGGCTTGCTGGCCGAGGAAGCCACCGCCCTGGGGCTGGAAGAAACCCGCGAACACACTTCCGCCGTGCGCGGGATGGCCGACATGGAAACCGCCTACCGGCTGTGCCTGTGGTCGCGCCTGGGCAACCGCGTGTTGCTGGTGCTCAAGCGCTTCGCCATGAAAGACGCTGAAGAGCTCTATCACGGCGTGCTCGATGTCGAGTGGCAGGACCACCTGCTGCCCGATGGCACCCTGGCCGTGGAATTCAGTGGGCATGGCTCGGGCATCGACAATACTCACTTCGGTGCGCTGAAGGTCAAGGATGCCATCGTCGACAAGCTGCGCACGCCCAGTGGCGAGCGTCCCAGCGTCGACAAGCTCAATCCGGACCTGCGCGTGCACCTGCGCCTGGATCGCGGTGAAGCCATTCTCTCGCTCGACCTGTCCGGGCACAGCCTGCACCAGCGTGGCTATCGCCTGCAGCAGGGCGCCGCGCCACTCAAGGAAAACCTTGCCGCTGCCATTCTTATTCGCGCTGGCTGGCCACGCATCGCTGCCGAAGGCGGCGCCCTGGCCGACCCGATGTGTGGTGTGGGTACCTTCCTGGTGGAAGCGGCGATGATCGCTGCCGACATCGCGCCCAACCTCAAGCGCACCCGCTGGGGTTTCAGCGCCTGGCTGGGCCACGTCCCGGCCATGTGGCGCAAGCTGCACGACGAGGCACTGGCTCGCGCCGAGGCCGGCCTGGCCAAGACCCCGGCCTGGATTCGTGGCTACGAAGCCGATCCACGACTGATCCAGCCGGCGCGCAACAACGTCGAGCGAGCCGGTCTCAGCGATTGGGTCAAGGTCTATCAGGGCGAAGTGGCGACCTTCGAGCCCCGCCCGGATCAGAATCAGAAAGGCCTGGTCATCTGCAACCCGCCGTACGGCGAGCGGTTGGGTGACGAAGCCAGTCTGCTGTACCTGTATCAGAACCTGGGCGAGCGCCTGCGTCAGGCTTGCCTGAACTGGGAAGCGGCGGTGTTCACCGGCGCGCCTGATTTGGGCAAGCGCATGGGCATCCGCAGTCACAAACAGTATTCGTTCTGGAACGGCGCCTTGCCCTGCAAGCTGCTGTTGATCAAGGTAACGCCCGACCAGTTCGTCACCGGTGAGCGCCGTACCCCCGAGCAGCGCCAGGCGGCGCGTGAGCAGGCCGAACAGGTGGACACCACGCCACCGCTGGCCGATCCGTATGCACGGGTCAACAAGAACGGCAACCCAGTCAAGCCAGCACCGGCGCCTGCGCCGGTGGTCGAACAGGCGCGGCTGAGCGAAGGCGGGCAGATGTTCGCCAACCGCCTGCAGAAGAACCTCAAGACCTTGGGCAAATGGGCACGACGCGAAGGCATCGATTGCTATCGGGTGTATGACGCGGACATGCCCGAATACGCCATGGCCATCGATCTGTACCACGACTGGGTGCACGTGCAGGAATACGCCGCGCCCAAGTCGATCGACCCTGAGAAAGCCTCGGCGCGACTGTACGACGCCTTGGCGGCCATTCCACAGGCACTGAACATCGACAAGAGTCGGGTCATCATCAAGCGCCGCGAGCGCCAGAGCGGGACTCGCCAGTACGAGCGTCAGAGTGCCCAGGGCCAGTTCACCCAGGTGCAGGAAGGGGGTGTGCAATTGCTGGTCAACCTGACCGACTACCTGGACACCGGTCTGTTTCTCGATCACCGGCCGATGCGTCTGCGCATTCAGAAAGAAGCGGCTGGCAAGCGTTTCCTCAACCTGTTCTGCTACACCGCCACGGCCAGCGTTCACGCTGCCAAGGGCGGGGCGCGCAGCACCACCAGCGTCGACTTGTCCAAGACCTATCTGGATTGGGCACGGCGCAATCTGTCCCTGAACGGTTTCTCGGACAAGAACCGCTTGGAGCAGGGCGACGTGATGGCCTGGCTACAGGCCAATCGGGAGGAATACGACCTGATCTTCATCGACCCGCCGACCTTCTCCAACTCCAAGCGCATGGAAGGGGTGTTCGATGTACAGCGCGACCACGTCGAGCTGCTGGACCTGGCGGTTGCTCGGTTGGCACCGGGGGGCGTGGTGTATTTCTCCAACAACTTCCGCAAGTTCCAGCTCGATGCGAATTTGGCGGAGCGCTATGCAGTCGAGGAAATCACGGCGCAGACGGTAGATCAGGACTTTGCCCGCAACGGCAAGATTCACCGGGCCTGGAAGATCCAGGCGCGGTGA
- the dacB gene encoding D-alanyl-D-alanine carboxypeptidase/D-alanyl-D-alanine endopeptidase, producing MIKSLRPLLLAGLMLPLALPLCAAPLNTTLPPKVQQAIKASKLQNDALSLVMLPLNGPGSPTVFNADVSVNPASTMKLVTTYAALELLGPTYQWKTEFFTDGTLSNGVLNGNLYLKGGGDPKLNMEKLWLLMRDLRANGVRQVTGDLVLDRSHFIQPQLPAFNDDGGDENAPFLVRPDSLLVNLKALRFVTRNDTGKVLVSVEPPIATIRIDNQVKALPGTKCTGDVRYNPITQADGMTVVVSGQLAEGCSSQTYLSLLDHQSYAAGAVRAIWNELGGTIQGGDRVGTVPKTARVLARAFSPDLVEIIRDINKYSNNTMAQQLFLSLGERYRNEADGDDAKAAQRVIRGWLAKKGITASHLVMENGSGLSRDERVSAREMATLLQAAWKSPYAAEFMASMPIVGMDGTMRKRLKRTALQGEGHIKTGTLNTVRAIAGYSRDSNGNTWAVVAILNDPRPWGASSVLDQALLDLYSQPKAASTSPNIQ from the coding sequence ATGATCAAATCTCTTCGTCCACTATTGCTCGCCGGCCTGATGCTGCCCCTGGCCCTTCCCCTCTGCGCTGCCCCCCTGAACACCACACTGCCGCCCAAGGTTCAACAGGCCATCAAGGCCAGCAAGCTGCAGAATGACGCCCTGTCTCTGGTGATGCTGCCGCTCAACGGCCCCGGCAGCCCGACCGTGTTCAACGCCGACGTATCAGTGAATCCAGCCTCGACCATGAAACTGGTCACCACCTACGCGGCCCTCGAACTGCTGGGCCCGACCTATCAGTGGAAGACCGAATTCTTCACCGACGGCACCCTGAGCAACGGCGTGCTCAACGGCAACCTCTACCTCAAGGGTGGCGGCGATCCCAAGCTGAACATGGAAAAACTCTGGCTGCTCATGCGTGACCTGCGCGCCAACGGCGTGCGTCAGGTGACCGGCGACCTGGTGCTGGACCGCAGTCATTTCATCCAGCCGCAGTTGCCGGCCTTCAACGATGACGGTGGCGACGAGAACGCGCCGTTCCTGGTCCGCCCGGACTCCCTGCTGGTCAACCTCAAGGCCTTGCGCTTCGTGACCCGCAACGACACCGGCAAGGTGCTGGTGTCGGTCGAACCACCGATCGCCACCATTCGCATCGACAACCAGGTCAAAGCGCTGCCCGGAACCAAGTGCACGGGCGACGTGCGCTACAACCCGATCACCCAGGCCGACGGCATGACCGTCGTGGTCAGCGGCCAGTTGGCCGAAGGCTGCAGCTCGCAGACCTACCTGTCGCTGCTCGACCACCAGAGCTATGCCGCCGGCGCGGTCCGAGCGATCTGGAACGAACTGGGCGGCACCATCCAGGGCGGCGACCGTGTCGGCACCGTGCCCAAGACCGCGCGCGTGCTGGCGCGGGCCTTTTCGCCGGATCTGGTGGAAATCATTCGCGACATCAACAAGTACAGCAACAACACCATGGCCCAGCAGCTGTTCCTGAGCCTGGGCGAACGCTATCGCAACGAGGCCGACGGCGACGACGCCAAGGCCGCGCAGCGCGTGATTCGGGGTTGGCTAGCGAAGAAAGGCATCACCGCGTCGCACCTGGTGATGGAGAACGGCTCGGGGCTGTCCCGCGACGAGCGCGTCAGCGCGCGGGAGATGGCAACCTTGCTGCAGGCCGCCTGGAAAAGCCCGTACGCCGCCGAGTTCATGGCGTCGATGCCGATCGTGGGCATGGACGGCACCATGCGCAAACGCTTGAAGCGTACGGCGCTGCAAGGTGAAGGCCACATCAAGACCGGCACCCTCAACACCGTACGCGCCATCGCCGGCTACAGCCGCGACAGCAACGGCAACACCTGGGCGGTGGTCGCCATCCTCAACGATCCGCGCCCATGGGGCGCCTCATCGGTTCTGGATCAGGCGCTGCTGGACCTGTACTCGCAGCCAAAGGCCGCGTCTACCTCGCCCAACATCCAGTAA
- a CDS encoding MarR family winged helix-turn-helix transcriptional regulator, with amino-acid sequence MNHYTPENFHTCNLGLLLGRGSALKDRLLDTHLVPYGVTAAQFKVLIINARFGIDTPAEMSRYLSLDSGSMTRMLDRLEHKQLIRRQRSAADRRQVQLVLTDEGQALAARLPVIGANAMNELVGMLDREEIAELERILKKLLQASGDPLLALGAAAG; translated from the coding sequence ATGAATCACTACACCCCCGAGAACTTCCATACCTGCAACCTGGGCCTGCTGCTGGGCCGCGGATCGGCGTTGAAGGATCGTTTGCTGGACACGCATCTGGTGCCCTATGGCGTGACCGCTGCGCAATTCAAGGTGCTGATCATCAACGCCCGTTTCGGCATCGACACGCCGGCGGAGATGTCGCGCTACCTGTCGCTGGACAGCGGTTCGATGACGCGCATGCTCGACCGGCTGGAACACAAGCAATTGATCCGGCGCCAGCGCAGCGCCGCTGACCGACGACAGGTGCAGCTGGTGCTGACCGATGAAGGCCAGGCACTGGCAGCGCGCCTGCCGGTCATTGGCGCCAACGCCATGAACGAGCTGGTGGGCATGCTCGATCGTGAAGAGATCGCCGAGCTGGAACGGATCCTCAAGAAGCTGTTGCAAGCTTCCGGGGATCCGCTGCTGGCGCTGGGTGCCGCCGCCGGCTGA
- a CDS encoding peptidylprolyl isomerase has translation MSNVKLTTNHGDIVLQLNAEKAPLTVANFIEYVKAGHYENTVFHRVIGNFMIQGGGFEPGMKEKKDKRPSIQNEADNGLPNKKYSVAMARTMEPHSASAQFFINVGDNSFLNHTSKTTQGWGYAVFGEVIEGQDVVDKIKGVSTTSKAGHQDVPAEDVIIEKAEIVE, from the coding sequence ATGTCCAACGTCAAACTGACCACCAACCACGGCGACATCGTGCTGCAACTGAACGCCGAGAAAGCCCCGCTGACCGTGGCCAACTTCATCGAGTACGTCAAAGCCGGTCACTACGAGAACACCGTGTTCCACCGCGTGATCGGTAACTTCATGATCCAGGGCGGCGGTTTCGAGCCAGGCATGAAAGAGAAGAAGGACAAGCGTCCGAGCATCCAGAACGAAGCCGACAACGGCCTGCCGAACAAGAAGTACTCGGTCGCCATGGCGCGCACCATGGAGCCGCATTCGGCGTCGGCGCAGTTCTTCATCAACGTGGGCGACAACAGCTTCCTCAACCACACCTCGAAAACCACCCAGGGCTGGGGCTACGCCGTGTTCGGTGAAGTGATCGAAGGCCAGGACGTGGTCGACAAGATCAAGGGTGTGTCCACCACCTCCAAGGCGGGTCACCAGGACGTGCCGGCCGAAGACGTGATCATCGAGAAAGCCGAGATCGTTGAGTGA